Proteins encoded together in one Urocitellus parryii isolate mUroPar1 chromosome 3, mUroPar1.hap1, whole genome shotgun sequence window:
- the Abhd6 gene encoding monoacylglycerol lipase ABHD6: protein MDLDVVNMFVIAGGTLAIPILAFVASFLLWPSALIRIYYWYWRRTLGMQVRYVHHEDYQFCYSFRGRPGHKPSILMLHGFSAHKDMWLSVVKFLPKNLHLVCVDMPGHEGTTRSSLDDLSIDGQVKRIHQFVECLKLNKKPFHLIGTSMGGHVAGVYAAYYPSDVCSLCLVCPAGLQYSTDNQFVQRLKELQDSAAMQKIPLIPSTPEEMSEMLQLCSYVRFKVPQQILQGLVDVRIPHNNFYRKLFLEIINEKSRYSLHQNMDKIKVPTQIIWGKQDQVLDVSGADMLAKSIANCQVELLENCGHSVVMERPRKTAKLIIDFFTSVHNADNNKKLD from the exons ATGGACCTGGACGTGGTGAACATGTTTGTGATCGCGGGCGGGACGCTGGCCATCCCCATCTTGGCATTTGTAGCCTCCTTTCTCCTGTGGCCTTCAGCACTGATAAGAATCTATTATTG GTACTGGCGGAGGACGTTGGGCATGCAGGTCCGCTACGTGCACCATGAAGACTATCAGTTCTGTTACTCCTTCCGGGGCAGACCGGGGCACAAGCCGTCCATCCTCATGCTCCACGGATTCTCTGCGCACAAggacatgtggctcagtgtggtCAAG TTCCTGCCAAAGAACCTGCACTTGGTCTGCGTGGACATGCCAGGACACGAGGGTACCACTCGCTCCTCCCTGGATGACCTGTCCATAGATGGGCAAGTCAAGAGGATACATCAG TTTGTGGAATGCCTTAAGCTGAACAAAAAACCCTTCCACCTGATAGGCACCTCCATGGGCGGCCACGTGGCTGGAGTGTACGCGGCCTACTACCCATCGGATGTCTGCAGCCTGTGTCTCGTGTGCCCTGCTG GTTTGCAGTATTCAACTGATAATCAGTTTGTACAACGACTCAAAGAACTGCAGGACTCGGCCGCCATGCAGAAGATTCCCTTGATCCCGTCTACCCCAGAAGAGATGAGTGAAATGCTCCAGCTCTGCTCCTATGTCCGCTTCAAGGTGCCCCAGCAG ATCCTGCAAGGCCTTGTTGATGTCCGAATCCCTCATAACAACTTCTACAGAAAGT TGTTTTTGGAAATCATCAATGAAAAGTCCAGATATTCCCTTCATCAGAACATGGACAAGATCAAGGTCCCGACACAGATCATCTGGGGGAAACAGGACCAG GTCCTCGATGTGTCTGGGGCAGACATGTTGGCCAAGTCGATCGCCAACTGCCAGGTGGAGCTTCTAGAGAACTGCGGGCACTCGGTGGTGATGGAGAGACCCAGGAAGACGGCCAAGCTCATCATCGACTTTTTCACTTCTGTGCATAACGCAGACAACAACAAGAAGCTGGACTGA